In a genomic window of Rhododendron vialii isolate Sample 1 chromosome 12a, ASM3025357v1:
- the LOC131312057 gene encoding protein HEADING DATE REPRESSOR 1-like, which yields METPKKKLGEVTLNGFSPISSTPVFWKSRRRSATIQNVEKATDDPSGKTPEKQESPTEEKKQEDSEMAPENQETPTEGEKQDSAMASLLSEKRKALFEPLEPITNINGKRPSAESLLPPPDFDSSNYPRGWLIGKKRKLVNVDVVESMRRIAIQEMNRKDREIDGLNEQLESDAQVLEHLQIQLLEERSKRGDVERENAMLQNQINMLMNMLQDSNGMDDEGGSDEP from the exons ATGGAAACACCAAAGAAGAAGTTGGGGGAAGTGACTTTGAATGGCTTCTCTCCCATTTCTTCCACTCCTGTTTTCTGGAAATCTCGCAGGAGATCTG CTACCATCCAGAATGTGGAAAAAGCAACAGATGATCCCTCCGGTAAGACACCTGAAAAGCAGGAATCTCCTACCGAGGAGAAGAAACAGGAGGATTCTGAAATGGCGCCTGAAAATCAAGAAACTCCCACTGAAGGGGAGAAGCAGGATTCAGCAATGGCTTCTCTTCTATCTGAGAAACGAAAGGCCCTATTTGAACCATTGGAACCCATAACCAATATAAATGGAAAGCGGCCATCGGCTGAGAGCTTACTCCCACCACCGGACTTCGACTCCTCAAACTATCCGCGAGGCTGGCTAATTGGAAAGAAGCGAAAACTTGTGAATGTGGATGTTGTTGAGAGCATGCGGAGAATTGCCATACAGGAAATGAACAGAAAG GATAGGGAGATTGATGGACTAAATGAGCAGTTGGAGTCAGATGCGCAGGTCCTAGAACACCTGCAAATCCAGCTGCTGGAAGAACGCAGCAAACGTGGCGATGTAGAGCGAGAAAACGCGATGCTGcaaaaccaaataaatatgCTCATGAACATGTTACAGGACAGCAATGGAATGGATGATGAAGGCGGCTCAGACGAACCTTGA
- the LOC131312052 gene encoding uncharacterized protein LOC131312052 isoform X1 — MVQLMNSGKVPPESVSHRRKIAPVKVELESFENEHDRLYKRSKLSSPLPQQQCNLGPGSFPVPPSQYNPLEEPSPLGLRLKKSPSLLDLIQMTLSQGNFPKGGSQAKKEHKATTSSGIDKLKASNFPASFLRIGTWEYISRHEGDLVAKCYFAKHKIVWEVLDGGLKNKIEIQWSDIMALKANYPDDTPGTLDVVLARQPLFFRETNPQPRKHTLWQASSDFTGGQASINRRHFLQCPQGLLGKHFEKLVQCDPRLNFLSQQAEIVLETPYFEPRTSVFDDSNESNHEFDSNSGEGQTFFELGDAGSPSGGQSSSLKIEQDLVGRHPEQFSCDTPSPSSATETDRIEEIRRSRFEELKALIEHDQTKVPTLNPSMSMNDIVSHFEHRISEQRISNNFPLSAEERQSLEILEEISRCLFSESQYASTSDEQRIISRVDSLCCLLQKDSAQVHSPDVMVDKRISDPNSVSPFASESKVAEAFGAPNGELNNVSDSKQGPAMSRKDSVGELLLNLPRIASLPRFLFNFSDDYNRQAR; from the exons CAGCAGCAGTGTAATCTGGGACCTGGTAGTTTTCCAGTACCACCGTCACAATATAATCCACTTGAAGAGCCGAGTCCGTTAGGTTTGCGGCTCAAGAAGAGCCCTTCGCTTTTGGATTTGATCCAAATGACACTTTCTCAAGGAAATTTCCCAAAGGGCGGGAGTCAGGCCAAGAAAGAGCACAAGGCCACCACTTCTTCTGGTATTGATAAGCTCAAGGCGTCAAATTTTCCTGCCTCATTTCTGAGAATTGGAACCTGGGAG TACATATCGAGACACGAAGGGGATTTGGTTGCGAAGTGTTACTTTGCAAAGCATAAGATTGTGTGGGAAGTCCTAGACGGTGGTCTGAAGAATAAGATAGAAATTCAGTGGTCTGACATCATGGCTTTGAAGGCAAATTACCCTGATGATACACCCGGGACGTTAGATGTAGTG CTAGCTAGACAACCTCTTTTCTTCAGGGAGACCAATCCACAACCGAGGAAGCATACTTTATGGCAGGCATCATCGGATTTTACTGGCGGACAAGCAAGCATAAACAG GCGTCATTTTCTTCAGTGCCCTCAAGGACTATTGGGAAAGCATTTTGAAAAACTTGTTCAATGTGATCCTCGCCTTAACTTTCTGAGTCAACAAGCAGAGATAGTTTTAGAAACTCCGTATTTTGAACCCAGGACTTCTGTGTTCGACGACTCCAACGAGTCAAACCATGAGTTTGATTCAAACAGTGGGGAGGGGCAGACTTTTTTTGAGTTGGGGGATGCAGGATCACCATCTGGAGGTCAATCTTCTTCTCTGAAAATTGAACAAGATCTTGTTGGTAGACACCCAGAGCAATTTTCCTGTGATACACCTTCACCTAGTTCAG CAACAGAAACCGACAGGATTGAAGAAATAAGGAGAAGTAGATTTGAAGAACTCAAGGCACTTATTGAGCATGACCAAACCAAAGTTCCCACCCTCAACCCCTCTATGTCGATGAATGATATAGTTAGCCACTTCGAGCACCGGATCTCTGAACAAAGAATATCCAACAATTTTCCCCTTTCTGCAGAAGAACGGCAAAGCTTGGAGATCCTAGAAGAGATAAGCCGGTGCTTGTTCAGCGAATCACAATATGCATCAACCTCCGACGAGCAACGCATCATATCAAGAGTCGATTCCCTTTGCTGCCTTCTACAGAAGGATTCTGCGCAAGTCCATAGCCCTGATGTAATGGTGGACAAGCGGATAAGTGATCCAAACTCTGTTTCTCCATTTGCAAGTGAAAGCAAGGTTGCAGAGGCTTTTGGTGCACCCAATGGCGAACTTAACAATGTCTCCGACTCCAAGCAGGGTCCAGCCATGTCGAGGAAGGATTCAGTTGGGGAACTGCTTTTAAATCTTCCAAGGATAGCTTCTCTACCGCGGTTCTTGTTCAACTTCTCAGACGATTACAATAGGCAAGCAAGATAG
- the LOC131312052 gene encoding uncharacterized protein LOC131312052 isoform X2: protein MVQLMNSGKVPPESVSHRRKIAPVKVELESFENEHDRLYKRSKLSSPLPQQCNLGPGSFPVPPSQYNPLEEPSPLGLRLKKSPSLLDLIQMTLSQGNFPKGGSQAKKEHKATTSSGIDKLKASNFPASFLRIGTWEYISRHEGDLVAKCYFAKHKIVWEVLDGGLKNKIEIQWSDIMALKANYPDDTPGTLDVVLARQPLFFRETNPQPRKHTLWQASSDFTGGQASINRRHFLQCPQGLLGKHFEKLVQCDPRLNFLSQQAEIVLETPYFEPRTSVFDDSNESNHEFDSNSGEGQTFFELGDAGSPSGGQSSSLKIEQDLVGRHPEQFSCDTPSPSSATETDRIEEIRRSRFEELKALIEHDQTKVPTLNPSMSMNDIVSHFEHRISEQRISNNFPLSAEERQSLEILEEISRCLFSESQYASTSDEQRIISRVDSLCCLLQKDSAQVHSPDVMVDKRISDPNSVSPFASESKVAEAFGAPNGELNNVSDSKQGPAMSRKDSVGELLLNLPRIASLPRFLFNFSDDYNRQAR from the exons CAGCAGTGTAATCTGGGACCTGGTAGTTTTCCAGTACCACCGTCACAATATAATCCACTTGAAGAGCCGAGTCCGTTAGGTTTGCGGCTCAAGAAGAGCCCTTCGCTTTTGGATTTGATCCAAATGACACTTTCTCAAGGAAATTTCCCAAAGGGCGGGAGTCAGGCCAAGAAAGAGCACAAGGCCACCACTTCTTCTGGTATTGATAAGCTCAAGGCGTCAAATTTTCCTGCCTCATTTCTGAGAATTGGAACCTGGGAG TACATATCGAGACACGAAGGGGATTTGGTTGCGAAGTGTTACTTTGCAAAGCATAAGATTGTGTGGGAAGTCCTAGACGGTGGTCTGAAGAATAAGATAGAAATTCAGTGGTCTGACATCATGGCTTTGAAGGCAAATTACCCTGATGATACACCCGGGACGTTAGATGTAGTG CTAGCTAGACAACCTCTTTTCTTCAGGGAGACCAATCCACAACCGAGGAAGCATACTTTATGGCAGGCATCATCGGATTTTACTGGCGGACAAGCAAGCATAAACAG GCGTCATTTTCTTCAGTGCCCTCAAGGACTATTGGGAAAGCATTTTGAAAAACTTGTTCAATGTGATCCTCGCCTTAACTTTCTGAGTCAACAAGCAGAGATAGTTTTAGAAACTCCGTATTTTGAACCCAGGACTTCTGTGTTCGACGACTCCAACGAGTCAAACCATGAGTTTGATTCAAACAGTGGGGAGGGGCAGACTTTTTTTGAGTTGGGGGATGCAGGATCACCATCTGGAGGTCAATCTTCTTCTCTGAAAATTGAACAAGATCTTGTTGGTAGACACCCAGAGCAATTTTCCTGTGATACACCTTCACCTAGTTCAG CAACAGAAACCGACAGGATTGAAGAAATAAGGAGAAGTAGATTTGAAGAACTCAAGGCACTTATTGAGCATGACCAAACCAAAGTTCCCACCCTCAACCCCTCTATGTCGATGAATGATATAGTTAGCCACTTCGAGCACCGGATCTCTGAACAAAGAATATCCAACAATTTTCCCCTTTCTGCAGAAGAACGGCAAAGCTTGGAGATCCTAGAAGAGATAAGCCGGTGCTTGTTCAGCGAATCACAATATGCATCAACCTCCGACGAGCAACGCATCATATCAAGAGTCGATTCCCTTTGCTGCCTTCTACAGAAGGATTCTGCGCAAGTCCATAGCCCTGATGTAATGGTGGACAAGCGGATAAGTGATCCAAACTCTGTTTCTCCATTTGCAAGTGAAAGCAAGGTTGCAGAGGCTTTTGGTGCACCCAATGGCGAACTTAACAATGTCTCCGACTCCAAGCAGGGTCCAGCCATGTCGAGGAAGGATTCAGTTGGGGAACTGCTTTTAAATCTTCCAAGGATAGCTTCTCTACCGCGGTTCTTGTTCAACTTCTCAGACGATTACAATAGGCAAGCAAGATAG